ATCCAGTTGTCGCGATGTAATCTGATTTCACGGCAAATTTCATCATTCCAGGGTTTGCTTTCGATGACATTTATTGCCGATTCACGTAACCATGCTGTAAAGGATGGGACAGAATGAGTTGGTTCTGAATCTTCCTCAAGGTAATGCCAAACGCTTGGATCATTGCCGTCATCGGTATAGAAGAACAGGAATTGATATCCCTGATGTTCTTGAAAGGGAATGACATTCTCCGGTAGTTGCCAAGGTGAATCTTGTTTTTTGGTCAGTTCAAGTGCGACTTCTCGTGCAACGTCAAATCCTGCAATGCCAAATGCATCACCATCCATCAGATGTCCACATTTATGACCGAATTCATGTAAACACGCGATAAAAGCCAGCGGAAGGTTTTGTGATATGCGACGTTGGAAATGATCGATTTCTGATTCAGTGCATCCTCGTATGTTGTCGGCCGTAGAAATGCCCGTGTCAATCAAGTACTGGCTGATTGTTGACATAAATTCTACATACATGACACTAGTTCCATGCAACCGCTTGTGACGCTTAAGCTGCCATTTTTTAGAAACTAAAAATCACTTTTACTTTTCTTTTTCAGTCTCTTTTATTTTTACCAGATTGGTTGAAGCCAATCAAAGATCTCTTAAGGCATAGATCCGATGAACTGGTTGTTAGCTTGATTTTTTATACAGCGTCTTCCAATTTGTTTCGAAGGGTTTTTCAATCGCATCGAGATACCATGATTCTCTAACATCAAAATAGTGATGCAGTTCACTTATTAATTCTTGGAACGCAGAATGACCTTCTAAAATTTCATGTTTTGCATTTTCGGTTTTAAAAAGGAGAGCAACCTCATCATAGATCATCAAATCTACTTTATAGACTTCGATTTGATCTACATCAGACCAGTGAAAGCCTTCTACAACCGTTCCGTCTCTTTTTTTACAAAAAACACCTGAATCAACCACAACATAATCTATTACGTCATTTTTTCGCATAAACAATTTAGCGAATATTTTGGCCAACATTTAATTACGCTCATATCTATTAATACCAGAATAAAAAAGTGTCATGAACCGCCTTCATTTTCTTCCAGCACAACCTTGACTTTGACGGGAGGCGTCTTGACTTCGTATTTCTGTGGCTTGCTTTTCTGCTTTTTGTCATTCGGAAAGGGAAACGCCGGTAACCCTGTGTAAACCGTGTACGTGGCGGTGATCGTGTATTCTCCCGATTCACTCCAATAGAACCAGGGTGTGCCGCCGTTTGGGTTGAGTGAGTCAATTGAGAGACGATAACTTTTACCCGGCGCGATAGTCGGCTGGATGCTGCTGCCTGAAGACGCTCCTGATATTGATTTCAAATTATCCGGTTGCATGACTCCCGGTCCCTTAACGCTCAAGTCAGGGTAGCTAATCGCCCCTTTGGGCCAGATCATTACGTTCTTTTTACTGATATTCTTGAGTTCCAAAACAAGATCGACTTGCGGTGCAGCGGGTAGCTTGTCGCTGTCGGTTTCGGCTTTGATTCGCTTACGAAAGGCTTTTCCGCGGCGTTTTGGGGGCAGGATGTATTTCGATTGATTCACGATTAATCTGGCTTCCACAGGCGAAGCCTTCGATTTTTTTATCGGTTCCTCTGCCAACAGGGGGACTGAGGTCGATATGAGGCAAACGATGACAGACAGTGATATGAAGCGGTTTGGATACAAAATCATGATCCCTGTTAGAATATTGACCGACGACTACACGCAAATGAAATAAAACGCATGCTTTCGTTCTTCAATTTACGCTATCTGATTATAGATGAGCCGTCAAGAAAATTATCCTCCAGATCACAGGCGATGAACTGTTGAGCGGACATGAAGAGATGATTTCGCTTTAAGATGCCGTCACACACAAAAGTCGTTATAATCCTGGACTGAAAGAATGAAGTTGATTTCATTTCAAGTAACAAATGAGTTGATCAGGGAGGACGACCAATTCCGTTTACACCATTTCACTTTTGTCCGGGATTGCTCGCCAAAGCGTTTAGCCCTCGTTATTTCTGGCTCACATCGTTTGTGTTGGCAAATGTCCTCATTGATTTAGAAGTTCTTTACTATCTCAGCAAAAATGATCCACCAATTCATCGATACCTGCACACCTATCTTGGTGGCATTTTCATGGGGGTATTCGCCGGTCTGCTGATGTTTGGTGTCATTCAGATAGCATGTCGGGTTTTACCAGCACATTCGCGCTGGAGAGCAAGAGTAATACAGGCACCAAAATTACAACTGCTTTGGCAATCGCTAATTGCCGGTCTCATCGGTGGGGTGACTCATATTTTTCTGGACAGTCTGATGCATGAAGAGATGAATCCGTTTTGGCCAATTGCGGATGGAAATGGATTGGCTGGGATGCTCAGCGTCGGCACGCTTCATATCGGGCTGGCAGCGGCTGGCCTCTTCAGCCTGATATTCTGGCTTCTGCTTCGCGAATCGTAAGAATTCCGTTTTCTTCGCTGCCTTTTACAGCTATAAACGGAGTTTCAGAAAGTTTGATCTACTGCATC
The Gimesia aquarii DNA segment above includes these coding regions:
- a CDS encoding SMI1/KNR4 family protein yields the protein MYVEFMSTISQYLIDTGISTADNIRGCTESEIDHFQRRISQNLPLAFIACLHEFGHKCGHLMDGDAFGIAGFDVAREVALELTKKQDSPWQLPENVIPFQEHQGYQFLFFYTDDGNDPSVWHYLEEDSEPTHSVPSFTAWLRESAINVIESKPWNDEICREIRLHRDNWIDRKKMLDEYHQEASQIRRSLIARLVQSDIERDRITGPLEMQQIWNQEFPETELYQKLVAEQKRIPWGWTDHRDA
- a CDS encoding DUF4184 family protein — protein: MPFTPFHFCPGLLAKAFSPRYFWLTSFVLANVLIDLEVLYYLSKNDPPIHRYLHTYLGGIFMGVFAGLLMFGVIQIACRVLPAHSRWRARVIQAPKLQLLWQSLIAGLIGGVTHIFLDSLMHEEMNPFWPIADGNGLAGMLSVGTLHIGLAAAGLFSLIFWLLLRES